Sequence from the Pseudocalidococcus azoricus BACA0444 genome:
ATATACCATTTAGGTTTGATAAATTACTCTTTAAAAGTGAAGGTCCATTACAAATAATTACAGCTTTTTCATTGACATATTTATCTTTAAGATGCAATAGTTGAGTTCTAGATTCCCAAGAAAGAGGATCAATATCCCAGAGCACTCTTTTACTTACTTCTAAACAACTTCTTAGAAAACTACGATAGGGATTAATACTTTTACGTTGATATGAAAAAGGATTATTAACCATCAGTTCATCCATATCTATAGTAATGATAAAAGACTTGAAATAGATTTAGTAGATTGAATTTTATGGAAATCAACAAAACTTTTCCAATCCTGTAGTTCACTCCATTCCGATAAAAAAATAAAATCGATTTCAGTATTAGCAGTTACTTCATAATCATATTTACTATCTCCAAAAAATATACTTGGAAAGAGATTTTTTTCTGCCTTTAGCTCTCGCTCAAAGATTGCTTTTTTATCATCTGGACTTCCAAATATACCGCCATCAAAAAAACTATGAATTCCTCTACGATTGAATACTTCTCGTAGTTCAGCTTGATCACCACCAGATACAACTAGCCATTTAGTATTAGATGCCGCTTTTCGAAGCGCACTCAGACCCGGAGCCATTTCACAAGAATATAATCCTTCACGAACATATGAAGCATATGATTCCAAAAGCAGTCTCATTTGTTCGTGATCGATAGGAATTTCAAGGATAGACTGAAAGAAATAGTTAAATTTACTATAACGTGAAATTCCTCCATGATTGATATGATATGCTCTTAGAGCTTGAGCAGCTTCTTCGCCATAAGGTAGAGCCGCGTAATAAAAACCTTCAGTTTTTAATTTGTTTGAATTAAGTATTACACCATCACAATCAAAGATAAAGGTCTTATATCTTCCTAAGTCAAACATACGCTACCTTTTTATCTAACAGAGATTCCGCAATAATAAAATCTTCATCCCAGTCAATATCAAATCCCTGAATCTTATCTAAAGTATAAAGAAAGGGGTTTTCTCCAATCCTATCATTATAGTTTTTATAGATATATGCATCACACAAGAAAGCACCACTATTAACCTCATGCAGTGGGGTAATCGTCTGTGTTCTAGGCCATTTCTCAATAACCCTGTCATAGTTAACTGGGCCATTTTGATTCCATATAAAAGATCGTAGCTCAGTTGTCGTCATCAATGAGTCATAGCCTTCGTCAAGACTTTTGAAGTAGAGCTTAATTATTTCTACATAAGATTTAGAAGTC
This genomic interval carries:
- a CDS encoding acylneuraminate cytidylyltransferase family protein, with product MTVTCFLPCRQGSERIKNKNIKPFAGFNHGLIEIKINQLANVDLIDTIVLSTNDNTIIEFAKTLSLEKLVIDKRDDSLCASQTRTDDLIHYVSKIIDQGHILWTHVTSPFLTSKSYVEIIKLYFKSLDEGYDSLMTTTELRSFIWNQNGPVNYDRVIEKWPRTQTITPLHEVNSGAFLCDAYIYKNYNDRIGENPFLYTLDKIQGFDIDWDEDFIIAESLLDKKVAYV
- a CDS encoding HAD family hydrolase — translated: MFDLGRYKTFIFDCDGVILNSNKLKTEGFYYAALPYGEEAAQALRAYHINHGGISRYSKFNYFFQSILEIPIDHEQMRLLLESYASYVREGLYSCEMAPGLSALRKAASNTKWLVVSGGDQAELREVFNRRGIHSFFDGGIFGSPDDKKAIFERELKAEKNLFPSIFFGDSKYDYEVTANTEIDFIFLSEWSELQDWKSFVDFHKIQSTKSISSLLSLL